TTTCATGTGCAAGCAGTACTTGTTTGCGTGCAGATGCCTCCGAAGCCATCGGGAAGGCGATTGTTGGTTCAGGCAAGCCTTTCTCCCGTGGATAACGCTCTTTGAAAGTAGGAGAGAGCTTGAGTGCGAGATCAATCATTGGCTTTGGAAGAGTGGCGAAGTATAGCCTCTTCACAGTAGAATCTTCTTCTGCCATTTCCTCCGTCACAACTTCTTTTGTCAACTTGCTCATCACTACATGGTCGGGATGTCCGTATAAGCCTACTACATCATCATAGGTAATAACGGTTGTTGGCTCATACTTAATAATTAATTCTCTAATTGTTTGCTTGATTTCCTCGTGATCCGCATCAACAAGTCCGCTGTCAGGAAAATCATAAACTTCCAAATGGTCGATATTCAGGATTTTTGCCGATTTTTCCAATTCTTTAGTCCGTGTTTCGCCCAGTTTTTCCTTAGGGACGAGTCCGCCAGTTCCGCCCGCTTCACCTCTAGTAAAAGTAGCGAGGACAGAGGTAACATCTTTCTCTTTGTTCAACTTGTGGTAAGTGCCAGCAATCATGATTTCATCATCCGGATGAGCAAAGATGGCCATGATCCTTTGTGGCGCACCTTCAGGAAAAAGTTCCTCCGAAACAATGATATCCTCATCATTCACATAAAAGTTTGCATACATGACCGCTCCAGAAACCAACACCACAAGCAGACCTACCGTTGAAAGCAGGACAATAAACAAACGTTTCTTCCATTTTTTCATGAGATTACTCCTTTGGATAAGACTATTAATCTAGTATATGAGTGCCTCTATAATTCATTACTGGAACAGGATGTCTGATTTATATTTTTTGTACACAATAATATCTTTATGTAAACAAACAAATAGAACTATATTAATATATTGAATATTTTTAAAATTATAAAAACTTGTTGTTAAATAGAAATGTAGTCCATATAATGGAGGTGTAAATCATCTAGATATGAACTGGTCTGAACTGGTAGGGACGTCGCAACAAGTAGGGAGGGATGATGATTGGTTGAGATAGATATGGAGAATCCGATTCCTTACCATGTGCAAATTAAAAACTTACTGAGGAAGGAGATTATAGATGGCCGATACAAAGAAAAAATCCCCAGCGAAAGGGAATTGATGAATCGCTTTTCAGTGAGCAGGACGACAGTAAGAGAGGCGATTACACACTTAGTTAACGATGGGGTGTTGACTAAGGTACATGGAAAAGGCACGTATATTTCACCGAAGCGGCCCATTGAGGAGTGGCTTAACTCCTTACATAGTTTAACAGAGACAGTGCGGAAAATGGGGATGAAACCTGGATCGGTCTTGTTGAATAGTGGAGTGATGACTGAGCCAAGATACTTTGCAGATAAGATCGGGGAAAAGGAGTTTTTTACAATCGAAAGGCTTCGGACTGCAGATGGAGATCCAATTGCAATAGAACGCCACTACTACAGCCGGGAAATTGGACACCAACTTTCTAAGCATGATTTAGAGACAGCAGTTATCTATGAATTGATTGAAAAGAAGCTTGGCATTGAACTTCATCAGGCTGAACAGTTCATTTCCTGTAAAAGAATTTCAGATATGGATGCTGAAAATCTAGGGATCCCTAAAGGTATTAATGTTCTTTGTGTCGAGCGTTTAATCAAAGGTGCAGATGGAAAGCCGATTGAATTTTACATCAGTTTTTACAAACCTGATATGTATGTTTTTCGTATTAAGACAAAAAGACAAAAATATTCGTCATGAAGGATTTGTAAGCGCTTTATCTGGAGAGGGGTATGATATGATTCAGGAATTTCACCTACCCGGAATTATTTATCATGGAGCGGGGAGTTTAGAGAAGTTGGCAGATGCAGCAGCAGGTCTTGGAGCCCAACATCTGTTTATTGTGGTTAGTTCCAGTGTGTTGAGTGAGCCGCTGAATCTGAGTGCACGGTTAAAAAGATTGTTGGAGAAGGAAAATCTCGGACTGACAATTTATTCTGGATTAAAAGGTGAGCCAACGACTGAACATGTGAAAGAGGCCGTCAATCGCTGCTTGGAAAGCCAGGCTGATTGTGTAGTTGCCATTGGCGGAGGGAGTGTAATTGATTTGGCAAAGGCCGTTTCAGTTTTTACAGTAAATCCCGATCGTCATTATGACGAGATTCATAGCTTGAAAAAAATGAAAAGGTTACCTCTTATTGCTGTACCAACGACTGCAGGAACCGGTTCGGAGGCAACGAAGGTAATGGTTATAACAGACGTTGAAAGTGGGACTAAAATGAATCCGGGCCATCCAGGTTTAATTCCGGATATTGCGATTTTAGATCCTGAATTAACAGTGACTCTGGCGCAATCCTATACTGCCTTTACTGGTATGGATGCCTTAGCACATGCAATGGAAGCCTATGTATCGACACGGGCAACAGAAATGAGCGACTATTTCGCTTTACAGGCGATTCAGCTTATTAGTAAAGCTTTGCCTATTGCTTTTAATAAAGGAAGTGATTTAGAGGCACGAGAAAAAATGCTGCTTGGCAGCTGCTTTGCCGGGATTGCGTTCTCGAATTCTTCTACTAATCTTGCTCATGCAACAGGAAGGGCTTTGGGGGCAAGATTCCATATGCCGCATGGGTTGAGCGTAGCCTTATTACTTCCGTTTGTTATCGAGTATGGAATTAAGGCTTCACAGGAAAGATATGCAATCTTAGGAAAACTACTTAACCCAGAGGCTATCGGCTCTGAGGCGGAGACGGCACAAGAAACCCTTAAGATGGTTTTGGATTTAAATGATCAGTTTCACATATGGGAAGCTGGAGCAGATTATATAAATCAAACACATGAAGGTGTAATACCGTTGCTTGTAGAAAATGCGTTAGCGGGAAATGGGATCCTCACCAATCAAGAGGTCCCAGATTGCAATGATATTGATAAAATCTATCAAAAACTATTCAATAAAATATCTGAATATTCAGTATGTTAATTGATGAAGGAGGGTTTTTATGGCTGAAATGACGGGCGGAGAAGTAATCGCAAAGATGTTAAGCATTGAAAATGTGGAGAAGGTTTTTGGCATTATAGATGGGACGTATTTTGGTTTCTATTCTACTCTTCAAAAATATGATATTGATTTGATTTCTCCAAGGCATGAAACAACAGCTGCACACATGGCTGGTGCCTATGCTAGGGTGACAGGGAAATTGGGAGTATGCATGGCTAGCAATGGTCCTGGTGTGGCAAATATTCTCCCTGGTTTAGTTGTTGAAGAAGCAGAGGGGAATCGGGTGTTAGTGATTACGAGTGCCAGAAGGACAGGGATCATGTATCCTGATCGCGGAGGAACCTATCAATGCTTCGATCAGACAGGTGTCATTTCTCAAATTGCGAAATGGAGTGAAACGGTACCATCATTTGATCGTATCCCAGAAATGATGAGGACAGCATTAAGGAAGTGTTACGAGGGAAGGCCGGGCATTGTCCATATCGATATACCGGAAAATATCCTGAATACGAAAGTGAAATGTGACCTGAGTTTTTGGGAACCGAAACAATACCGTGTGACAGAATTGCCGGGAGCAACAGAAAATCAGCTTGAGGCTGCATGTGACCTGTTGATTAATGCAGAATTTCCGGTCATCCACGCTGGCAGCGGTGTCATCCATTCCGGAGCTTCTGAGGAGTTAGAAATGGTCGCTGAACTTTTGCAGTCAATGGTGACGACAAGCTGGGCTGCACGAGGAGCCATGTCTGAGAGTAACCCGCTTATGATGCCAATGATCTATTTGCAGACGAACAATAAAATCAGGAACGAAGCAGATGTCGTATTGGTACTTGGTTCGAGAATCGGGGAAACAGACTGGTGGGGAAAAGCGCCTTATTGGGATTCAAGCCAAAAAATGATTCAGGTCGACATAGATCACGGGACATTGGGCGCCAACAAACCAGCAGAGCTGGCAATTCAGGCAGACATCAAAACTTTCCTAACACAATTCTACCAAAAGCTTCAGCAGCGTAAAGAATCTATTCATACAACGAATCGAAAAGCTTCAATCCAGAAACATATCGCTGAAAAAGAAAAGAATAGAAAGAAGCTTGATCAGCATTTGGAGGACTTCGCTGTGCCAATGAATACAGCGCATGTCCCTGTCATAAGCCAGCAGGTTTTCCCTCCAGGAACTAACCTGGTCATAGATGGCGGGAATACAACGATTTGGACCAATTTCTATTATTCAATCGACAAACCAGGCTCTGTTTTTTCTACCTATAAATTTGGAATGCTTGGAGCAGGTATCGGCCAGGCACTCGGTGTTGCTGCCGCAAATCCAGAACGTCCTGTCTGCTGCATAATTGGTGACGGAGCCATGGGCTTTCACCCTCAGGAAATTGAAACGGCGGTCCGGAACAATTTGCAGGTTATTTATATCGTCGTCTGCGATCGGCAGTGGGGAATGGTGAAAATGAACCAGCATTTCGCTTTGAAACCAATCAAGACGGTTTTGAAAAAGTCCTTAAGTGATGAAGAAAGTATTAATACGGATTTAGGAGAAATCAAGTTTGATATGCTTGCAGAAAGCATGGGGGCGCATGGGGAGCATGTAAACGACCCGAAAGATCTTAAAGGGGCAATAGAGCGGTCCTTGATGACCGGTAAATGTTCGGTTATCCAGGTGGATGTTGACCCGGTAAAACATATGTGGGCTCCTGGATTGAGGTATTTTAAAGACATGCACCAGGAACCAAAGGGGAAATAAATGGGAATCGATCAAGTAACTCTTAACTTTAACTCCGCCACTCTGACCATTATGAATATATTGATCGGATTTATTATGTTCGGTGTAGCGCTAGATTTGAAAGTGGACGATTTTAAAAGGACTCTCTCCACACCTAAACCGGTATTGATCGGGCTCATCGCTCAATTTTTCCTGCTGCCAGCTTTTACTTTCTTGCTGGTCATGATTGTAAAACCATTGCCCAGTATTGCGTTAGGTTTGTTTTTGGTTGCAGCTTGCCCGGGCGGGAATCTATCAAATTTCTTAACGTATTTAGGGAAGGGAAATACACCTTTATCAATTAGCATGTCTGCAATCTCCACTGTTTTGGCTATATTCATGACTCCATTCAACACCTTATTTTGGGGCTCATTATATCCAGGAACAAATGAGTTGGTGCGCTCATTTTCCATCAGTCCGATTGATATGCTAGTCACGATTTTTATTATGCTGGGTGTACCTCTTGTAGCTGGAATGTATATTGGCTACAAATATCCAGGGTGGGCGAGCAGGACAAATAAATGGATGAAACGGTTTTCGATTATCTTTTTCATCCTGTTCGTATTAGCATCACTGGCGTCCAACTTCACCTATTTCCTTGATTTTGTTGGCATGGTGGCCATCGTGGTCTTTCTTCATAATCTTGTTGCCATCCTGTTGGGCTATTTTTCTTCCCGGGTTGCCGGGCTTCCTGAAAAAGACAGAAGAGCAATCGCAATCGAAGTTGGCATCCAAAATTCAGGACTGGGATTAATCCTGATCTTTAATTTCTTTGATGGCCTGGGCGGAATGGCCATCGTAGCGGCATGGTGGGCAATCTGGCATATTGTTTCCGGATTGTCACTGGCTACTTTCTGGTCAAAAAGAGAGCCTGAAAATACAGCGATCAACGGAGGTATACAAGTATGAATATCCTCATCACTGGTGCAGCAGGTTATCTAGGTACACAGCTTGTAAAACGGCTGATTGAAGAGAATAAAACAGCAGGACAGAAGTGGAACATTTTCGCGACTGATATTAGACCTGAATTTACTTTTAATGAGGAAGATGGAATTAGATATATTCAAATGGACGTGCGTTCTACATTGGTCCAGGAAGTGATGAAAGAAAATCAAATTCATACGGTTGTCCACCTTGCGACAATCGTTACGCCTGGTAAAAAGAGCAACCGCGAATTCGAATATTCCGTGGATGTCAAAGGAACGGAAAACATATTAAAGGCATGTGCAGAAAATCAGGTGAAAAGAGTCGTGGTAACATCAAGCGGGGCTGCCTATGGTTATCATGCCGATAATCCGGAATGGATCAAAGAGGACGATGCAATCAGGGGGAATGAGGAGTTTTCCTATTCTCACCATAAGCGGCTCGTCGAAGAGCTTATGGCAGAATACCGGGAAAAGCATCCGCAACTTGAGCAGATTATTTTCCGGATTGGGACGATTTTGGGAGACACGGTGAATAACCAGATTACAAACCTTTTCGAAAAAAGGGTTCTTCTAGGGATTAAGGGGTCAAATAGCCCTTTTGTGTTCATCTGGGACCAGGATGTTGTAGGGTGTCTGATCAAAGGAATCAGAGGCAAGGAAACCGGCATTTTTAACGTAGCAGGGGATGGAGCGCTGACAATCGATGATATCGGAGAAATACTTGGTAAGCCTGTCATCCGCATACCAGCCTGGCTGATCAAATCAGTCCTTTTTATCCTCAAGCGGTTATCCCTGACCCAATACGGAGAAGAACAAGTAAACTTCCTAAGATACCGGCCTGTATTAGATAACCATAATCTGAAGAATGAATTCTACTACACGCCAAAAAAGACATCTCGTGAAGTATTTCTCTATTATGTCGGGAAGAAGAATTCCATGGTAAACAGATCAGGAAAAAGTGTGGTCGTTTAAAATCTTCCATAAAGGCTATAACAGAATAAGGAAAGCGACGTGCCAGAGTCCTTCTGGCACGTTTTGTTTACTGGAGAATACGGTAAAATTATTATGTAAACTAGAATAAATTTTTACTTTTGGATTATTATAACAAGAGATAATAAGTAAAGGAGTTCGTTTATGAAATCATATGAAGTGACAAATTTAATAATTGATGAGGAAACCTATGGTGAGGAACATATAACAGTTGAAATGACAGTGGAGCAAGAAAATTATATCATCACTTTTCAAAAGTCTGATTTAGAATTGATAAATGCATGGAGAGTAGAGGATGGAACGACACTGCCTGCAGACCTTTCTGAGAATCTGCTGGACTCTATAAAAGAAGACATCAAAAAGAAAATCTAGTTCATGACTAGATTTTTCTTTTTGCCTAAACCCCTGCACAGATTAACCCGAAGTATGTTGGTGCTTCATAAGATAGGAATTCGATATGCCTCTCTTCGGGTGGTATTGCACCAGCCAGGATGAGGGTTTGCCAGATTCCGTCTGGTTTAGCGGCTTCGATGAAATCAGCCTCAAAGTCTGCCATTCTT
This portion of the Mesobacillus sp. S13 genome encodes:
- a CDS encoding PIG-L deacetylase family protein, producing MKKWKKRLFIVLLSTVGLLVVLVSGAVMYANFYVNDEDIIVSEELFPEGAPQRIMAIFAHPDDEIMIAGTYHKLNKEKDVTSVLATFTRGEAGGTGGLVPKEKLGETRTKELEKSAKILNIDHLEVYDFPDSGLVDADHEEIKQTIRELIIKYEPTTVITYDDVVGLYGHPDHVVMSKLTKEVVTEEMAEEDSTVKRLYFATLPKPMIDLALKLSPTFKERYPREKGLPEPTIAFPMASEASARKQVLLAHETQWETVASVQPYHDKVPSWVYYRIFDREYYHLVKSQ
- a CDS encoding thiamine pyrophosphate-binding protein codes for the protein MAEMTGGEVIAKMLSIENVEKVFGIIDGTYFGFYSTLQKYDIDLISPRHETTAAHMAGAYARVTGKLGVCMASNGPGVANILPGLVVEEAEGNRVLVITSARRTGIMYPDRGGTYQCFDQTGVISQIAKWSETVPSFDRIPEMMRTALRKCYEGRPGIVHIDIPENILNTKVKCDLSFWEPKQYRVTELPGATENQLEAACDLLINAEFPVIHAGSGVIHSGASEELEMVAELLQSMVTTSWAARGAMSESNPLMMPMIYLQTNNKIRNEADVVLVLGSRIGETDWWGKAPYWDSSQKMIQVDIDHGTLGANKPAELAIQADIKTFLTQFYQKLQQRKESIHTTNRKASIQKHIAEKEKNRKKLDQHLEDFAVPMNTAHVPVISQQVFPPGTNLVIDGGNTTIWTNFYYSIDKPGSVFSTYKFGMLGAGIGQALGVAAANPERPVCCIIGDGAMGFHPQEIETAVRNNLQVIYIVVCDRQWGMVKMNQHFALKPIKTVLKKSLSDEESINTDLGEIKFDMLAESMGAHGEHVNDPKDLKGAIERSLMTGKCSVIQVDVDPVKHMWAPGLRYFKDMHQEPKGK
- a CDS encoding GntR family transcriptional regulator, with amino-acid sequence MVEIDMENPIPYHVQIKNLLRKEIIDGRYKEKIPSERELMNRFSVSRTTVREAITHLVNDGVLTKVHGKGTYISPKRPIEEWLNSLHSLTETVRKMGMKPGSVLLNSGVMTEPRYFADKIGEKEFFTIERLRTADGDPIAIERHYYSREIGHQLSKHDLETAVIYELIEKKLGIELHQAEQFISCKRISDMDAENLGIPKGINVLCVERLIKGADGKPIEFYISFYKPDMYVFRIKTKRQKYSS
- a CDS encoding bile acid:sodium symporter family protein, which produces MGIDQVTLNFNSATLTIMNILIGFIMFGVALDLKVDDFKRTLSTPKPVLIGLIAQFFLLPAFTFLLVMIVKPLPSIALGLFLVAACPGGNLSNFLTYLGKGNTPLSISMSAISTVLAIFMTPFNTLFWGSLYPGTNELVRSFSISPIDMLVTIFIMLGVPLVAGMYIGYKYPGWASRTNKWMKRFSIIFFILFVLASLASNFTYFLDFVGMVAIVVFLHNLVAILLGYFSSRVAGLPEKDRRAIAIEVGIQNSGLGLILIFNFFDGLGGMAIVAAWWAIWHIVSGLSLATFWSKREPENTAINGGIQV
- a CDS encoding SDR family oxidoreductase; translated protein: MNILITGAAGYLGTQLVKRLIEENKTAGQKWNIFATDIRPEFTFNEEDGIRYIQMDVRSTLVQEVMKENQIHTVVHLATIVTPGKKSNREFEYSVDVKGTENILKACAENQVKRVVVTSSGAAYGYHADNPEWIKEDDAIRGNEEFSYSHHKRLVEELMAEYREKHPQLEQIIFRIGTILGDTVNNQITNLFEKRVLLGIKGSNSPFVFIWDQDVVGCLIKGIRGKETGIFNVAGDGALTIDDIGEILGKPVIRIPAWLIKSVLFILKRLSLTQYGEEQVNFLRYRPVLDNHNLKNEFYYTPKKTSREVFLYYVGKKNSMVNRSGKSVVV
- a CDS encoding iron-containing alcohol dehydrogenase family protein; the encoded protein is MNFTSVFTNLICMFFVLRQKDKNIRHEGFVSALSGEGYDMIQEFHLPGIIYHGAGSLEKLADAAAGLGAQHLFIVVSSSVLSEPLNLSARLKRLLEKENLGLTIYSGLKGEPTTEHVKEAVNRCLESQADCVVAIGGGSVIDLAKAVSVFTVNPDRHYDEIHSLKKMKRLPLIAVPTTAGTGSEATKVMVITDVESGTKMNPGHPGLIPDIAILDPELTVTLAQSYTAFTGMDALAHAMEAYVSTRATEMSDYFALQAIQLISKALPIAFNKGSDLEAREKMLLGSCFAGIAFSNSSTNLAHATGRALGARFHMPHGLSVALLLPFVIEYGIKASQERYAILGKLLNPEAIGSEAETAQETLKMVLDLNDQFHIWEAGADYINQTHEGVIPLLVENALAGNGILTNQEVPDCNDIDKIYQKLFNKISEYSVC